One genomic segment of Candidatus Ozemobacteraceae bacterium includes these proteins:
- a CDS encoding DUF2442 domain-containing protein, which produces MKQPKQPDRPHAIKAWVDKRMVFIELTDGRIIGFPAARFQLLKDASDEDLAQVGIRLSGHALRWEKIDEDITVAGIVAGNFQLPPA; this is translated from the coding sequence ATGAAGCAACCAAAGCAGCCTGACCGGCCTCATGCCATCAAAGCGTGGGTCGACAAGAGAATGGTCTTCATCGAACTGACCGACGGGCGGATCATCGGCTTTCCAGCTGCCCGGTTCCAACTGTTGAAAGATGCGTCTGACGAGGATCTGGCCCAGGTCGGCATCCGCTTGAGCGGCCATGCTCTCCGGTGGGAAAAAATCGACGAAGACATCACCGTGGCCGGCATTGTCGCCGGGAATTTTCAACTGCCTCCGGCATGA
- a CDS encoding type II toxin-antitoxin system HicB family antitoxin: MNLMTVDGHIAKIEYDPDRDMFRGEILGLNGGADFWGRNPEELRREFRLSLSIFLDTCRRKGIEPYRKYSGRLLLRIPPELHARAIATAEAAGKSLNAWLREIMDEATKAA, encoded by the coding sequence ATGAATCTGATGACTGTTGATGGGCACATTGCGAAGATCGAATATGATCCCGACCGTGATATGTTCCGGGGTGAAATCCTCGGCCTGAACGGAGGGGCTGATTTCTGGGGGAGAAACCCGGAAGAGCTCCGGAGGGAGTTTCGGCTTTCCCTTTCCATTTTCCTCGATACCTGCCGACGGAAAGGCATCGAACCGTATAGAAAATATTCAGGCCGGCTTCTCCTCCGCATTCCACCGGAACTTCACGCCCGCGCCATCGCAACAGCCGAAGCTGCCGGCAAAAGCCTGAACGCCTGGCTGAGAGAAATCATGGATGAAGCAACCAAAGCAGCCTGA
- a CDS encoding type II toxin-antitoxin system HicA family toxin: MKRKNAKTLQAIFSRPVSANIHWSDIEALFRELGAEIEEREGSRIAVILFDEVRVFHRPHPEPVTDKGAVACVRRWLEEHGVMP; this comes from the coding sequence GTGAAACGAAAAAACGCCAAAACGCTCCAGGCGATTTTTTCCCGGCCTGTATCGGCAAATATCCACTGGAGTGATATCGAAGCCCTCTTTCGCGAGCTAGGGGCAGAGATCGAGGAACGCGAGGGCAGTCGAATTGCCGTCATTCTTTTCGACGAGGTGCGGGTGTTCCATCGCCCGCACCCCGAGCCTGTTACGGACAAAGGAGCCGTGGCCTGTGTCAGGCGATGGCTTGAAGAGCACGGAGTAATGCCATGA
- a CDS encoding ABC transporter ATP-binding protein translates to MRDSFVQDDELVGSVYDARLMRRLLPYVRPHLAPAVAAILLVFLGMGMFLVNPWVLGRVVDLGIKSGDAVAVTRLALVYGVLELLIFLAACGQNYLLQYVGQNVMLELRTRLFGHLQRLPIRFFDRNPVGRLVTRVTNDVTALGELFSSGLVVVLGDFVVLVGIAIAMLLLEPVLGLATLATVPLLIASAVYFQSRIRTAYRLVRQRIARLNATLAENISGMKIIQMYRREPERAAGFVALNAGHRDAQLESLFHHAVFSPVVTLINGLTIVIVLLLGGSMVRNGQITVGILVSFLAYAQFFFFPIRNISEKVTLFQSAMAAAERVFALMDEQEEQAIIEGSAPKRWRGEIVFDRVTFGYEPGRPVLHDVSFRVAPGESVAIVGHTGAGKTTIASLLQRFYEIDSGSITIDGIELRTISKDALRRGIGVIQQDVFIFSGSAVENIRLWDEARSEAEVAVHAERVRAAGFLRALPGGFGGELYERGANLSTGQRQLLAFARALCADPPILVLDEATSAVDTETEKSIQAAIETMAKDRTCLIIAHRLSTIRHCRRILVMHDGRLVEEGTHDDLLAKGGRYARLHEIQFTSDSR, encoded by the coding sequence ATGCGTGATTCTTTCGTGCAGGACGACGAACTGGTCGGCTCGGTGTACGATGCGCGGCTGATGCGCAGGCTGCTGCCGTATGTACGGCCGCACCTTGCTCCGGCTGTCGCTGCGATTCTCCTCGTGTTTCTCGGGATGGGCATGTTTCTCGTGAATCCATGGGTGCTCGGCCGGGTTGTCGACCTCGGCATCAAATCCGGCGATGCAGTCGCCGTCACGCGGCTGGCGCTCGTCTACGGGGTGCTCGAGCTGCTGATTTTCCTTGCCGCCTGCGGCCAGAATTATCTGCTGCAGTATGTCGGTCAGAACGTGATGCTCGAACTCCGCACCCGCCTGTTCGGACATCTCCAGCGGCTGCCCATCCGCTTCTTCGACCGCAATCCCGTCGGCCGGCTGGTGACGCGCGTGACGAACGATGTCACGGCGCTCGGCGAGCTATTTTCCTCGGGGCTGGTCGTCGTCCTGGGCGATTTCGTCGTTCTCGTCGGCATCGCGATCGCCATGCTGCTGCTCGAGCCGGTGCTCGGCCTCGCCACGCTCGCGACCGTTCCCCTGCTGATCGCATCGGCCGTGTATTTTCAGTCCCGCATACGCACCGCGTACCGCCTCGTCCGGCAGCGGATCGCGCGTCTCAACGCAACGCTGGCCGAAAACATTTCGGGAATGAAAATCATCCAGATGTACCGTCGCGAACCGGAACGGGCCGCCGGCTTCGTCGCCCTCAATGCCGGCCACCGAGACGCCCAGCTCGAGTCGCTCTTCCATCACGCGGTCTTCTCGCCCGTCGTGACGTTGATCAACGGCCTGACGATCGTCATCGTCCTCCTGCTCGGCGGCTCGATGGTGCGAAACGGCCAGATCACCGTCGGCATCCTGGTCAGCTTCCTGGCCTATGCCCAGTTTTTCTTCTTCCCGATCCGCAACATCAGCGAGAAGGTGACGCTGTTCCAGAGCGCCATGGCGGCGGCCGAGCGGGTCTTCGCCCTCATGGACGAACAGGAGGAACAGGCCATCATCGAAGGTTCAGCCCCGAAACGCTGGCGCGGCGAGATCGTGTTCGACCGGGTCACGTTTGGCTACGAGCCGGGCAGGCCGGTGCTGCACGACGTCAGTTTCCGGGTCGCGCCCGGCGAGTCGGTCGCCATCGTCGGCCACACGGGGGCTGGCAAGACCACGATCGCTTCCCTTCTCCAGCGCTTCTACGAGATCGATTCCGGCTCGATCACGATCGACGGCATCGAGCTCCGCACCATCTCCAAGGACGCGCTGCGCCGCGGCATCGGCGTCATCCAGCAGGATGTGTTCATCTTTTCCGGCAGTGCCGTCGAGAACATCCGCCTCTGGGACGAAGCACGCAGCGAAGCGGAAGTGGCCGTCCATGCAGAACGGGTCAGGGCCGCCGGGTTCCTGCGCGCGCTGCCGGGCGGTTTCGGCGGCGAGCTGTACGAGCGCGGCGCGAACCTCTCGACCGGCCAGCGCCAGCTCCTGGCTTTCGCCCGCGCCCTGTGCGCCGACCCGCCGATTCTGGTCCTCGACGAGGCCACCTCGGCCGTCGACACCGAGACCGAGAAATCAATACAGGCTGCTATAGAAACCATGGCGAAGGATCGCACCTGCCTCATCATCGCCCACCGCCTCTCGACGATCCGCCACTGCCGTCGCATCCTGGTCATGCACGACGGCCGCCTCGTCGAAGAAGGCACGCACGACGACCTCCTCGCCAAAGGCGGCCGCTACGCCCGCCTCCACGAAATCCAGTTCACATCAGATTCTCGCTGA
- a CDS encoding ABC transporter ATP-binding protein, whose translation MSRPGSPETVSGTSTPLSSTRRLAFDLLWEFKRPFLLAIVSLALVDAFDITPPLLIKAAIDGLEKGTDAALIWKLGGLYALVTIGQALGRYIWRQYFIGTSYAVAFELRTRLYTHLQSLSFSYFTRTKTGELMSRLTNDIDEVRQMFGIGLLLIMDTLFYFLWIPAIMFWLSPSLSLYVLAPAPLIPFFVVLVGRRIHARSAQVQKRLADLSSHAQEAVAGIRVIKGFRRETAQETLFADISRGLLANQLKLARLEAIFHPALELAMGLGIFLLIWAGGRQVLDGTITLGSFVAFQAYILKLVWPMTALGMAINIAQRGMASLACSREILDEQPEIAGPEESGKPVPPGAIEVRNLTFSFPGCDEPVLRDITLKVGPGETLGIVGPVGSGKTTLLNLVMRLLDTPPGTVFIGGRDIREIPLPALRGTFGVVPQDAFLFSESVLENIAFGMKDKTDLSRARECARIARILPEIEALPKGFETLLGERGVNLSGGQKQRLTLVRALAADPSVLVLDDTTSAVDADTEEQIRRELKTARAGRTTLIVSHRLASVQDADLIIHLDRGRIIERGTHTELLAANGEYARLWHRQQLINQYERLPTGEVRSLKGEV comes from the coding sequence TTGAGCAGACCAGGGTCACCGGAAACCGTTTCCGGCACTTCGACGCCGCTATCCTCGACGCGACGGCTGGCGTTCGACCTGCTCTGGGAGTTCAAGCGGCCGTTCCTGCTCGCCATCGTTTCCCTGGCGTTGGTCGATGCATTCGACATCACGCCGCCCCTCCTGATCAAGGCGGCCATCGACGGTCTCGAAAAGGGCACAGACGCCGCCCTCATCTGGAAACTGGGCGGGCTGTATGCCCTCGTTACCATTGGTCAGGCCCTCGGCAGATACATCTGGCGGCAGTATTTCATCGGAACAAGCTACGCCGTCGCTTTCGAACTGCGGACGCGCCTGTACACCCATCTTCAATCCCTCTCGTTCAGCTACTTCACCCGCACGAAGACTGGCGAGCTGATGTCGCGCCTGACGAACGACATCGACGAGGTGCGCCAGATGTTCGGCATCGGGCTGCTCCTCATCATGGACACCCTGTTCTACTTCCTCTGGATCCCCGCGATCATGTTCTGGCTCTCCCCGTCGCTTTCGCTGTACGTTCTCGCTCCCGCCCCTCTCATCCCGTTCTTCGTCGTCCTCGTCGGCCGTCGGATCCACGCACGGTCGGCCCAGGTCCAGAAGCGGCTGGCCGACCTTTCCTCCCACGCACAGGAAGCGGTAGCCGGCATCCGCGTCATCAAGGGATTCAGGCGCGAGACGGCTCAGGAGACCCTGTTCGCGGACATCAGCCGCGGGCTGCTCGCCAACCAGCTGAAACTGGCCCGCCTCGAGGCCATCTTCCACCCTGCCCTCGAGCTGGCGATGGGCCTCGGCATCTTCCTGCTGATCTGGGCCGGCGGCCGCCAGGTGCTCGACGGCACGATCACGCTCGGCTCGTTCGTCGCGTTCCAGGCATACATTCTCAAGCTGGTCTGGCCGATGACGGCGCTCGGCATGGCGATCAACATCGCCCAGCGCGGCATGGCTTCCCTCGCCTGCAGTCGGGAGATCCTCGACGAACAGCCGGAGATCGCCGGCCCCGAAGAATCCGGAAAGCCGGTTCCTCCTGGCGCCATCGAAGTCCGGAATCTCACCTTCTCCTTTCCCGGCTGTGACGAGCCGGTCCTGCGGGATATCACCCTGAAGGTCGGGCCCGGAGAGACGCTCGGCATCGTCGGCCCGGTCGGAAGCGGGAAAACGACGCTTCTCAACCTCGTCATGCGCCTTCTCGACACCCCACCCGGCACCGTCTTCATCGGCGGGAGGGACATACGAGAGATTCCCCTGCCGGCATTGCGAGGTACATTCGGCGTCGTGCCGCAGGATGCGTTCCTCTTTTCCGAGTCGGTGCTGGAAAATATAGCATTCGGCATGAAAGACAAAACCGATCTTTCGCGTGCCCGCGAATGCGCCCGAATCGCCCGTATCCTTCCCGAGATCGAGGCGCTTCCGAAGGGCTTCGAGACCCTCCTCGGCGAACGCGGCGTGAATCTTTCCGGAGGCCAGAAACAACGTCTGACCCTCGTCCGGGCCCTTGCCGCCGATCCGTCCGTGCTGGTTCTCGACGACACGACCAGCGCCGTCGACGCCGACACCGAGGAGCAGATCAGGCGCGAGCTCAAAACCGCCCGCGCCGGCCGAACGACCCTCATCGTGTCGCACCGCCTCGCCTCGGTTCAGGATGCTGATCTCATCATCCATCTCGACCGCGGCCGCATCATCGAGCGCGGTACCCACACCGAACTCCTCGCAGCCAACGGAGAGTATGCCCGCCTCTGGCACAGGCAGCAGCTCATCAATCAATACGAACGTCTGCCGACAGGCGAAGTTCGAAGTTTGAAGGGTGAAGTTTGA
- a CDS encoding MBL fold metallo-hydrolase, whose product MKIRFWGCRGSIPAPGPNTLRYGGNTTCVEVRPLGGGIVIIDAGSGIRSLGKQLLKEGELSDIFLLLTHSHWDHLTGFPFFTPAYLKKYNIYVYGGPSAQSSLKKYLSHQMTAPYFPVDFSLMKAAFHFESNGLQGRSIGGIEFSAIELSHPNGGYGFKLTRNGKSFVFLTDNEPAFPHEGGLKRDDYVNFCRGADLFVHDAQYTDEEIKITRGWGHSTFAEATQIAIDAGVKRFGLFHHDPDRTDDDMDRCVEVCRAQIARAGAKIDCFGCMEGAELSL is encoded by the coding sequence GTGAAGATCAGGTTCTGGGGATGCAGGGGATCCATTCCGGCGCCCGGCCCTAATACTCTGAGGTATGGTGGGAACACCACCTGTGTCGAGGTGCGGCCGCTGGGCGGCGGTATCGTGATCATCGATGCCGGCTCGGGCATCAGGTCCCTGGGCAAGCAACTCCTCAAAGAGGGGGAACTTTCGGACATCTTCCTGCTGCTGACCCACTCGCACTGGGACCACCTGACCGGCTTTCCGTTCTTCACGCCAGCATATCTCAAAAAATATAATATTTATGTCTATGGCGGGCCGAGCGCGCAGAGCTCCCTGAAGAAATACCTGAGCCACCAGATGACGGCGCCGTATTTTCCGGTCGATTTCAGCCTGATGAAGGCCGCGTTTCACTTCGAGAGCAACGGACTCCAGGGCCGCAGCATCGGAGGGATCGAGTTCTCGGCCATCGAGTTGAGCCATCCGAACGGGGGATACGGGTTCAAGCTGACGCGAAACGGAAAGAGTTTCGTGTTCCTGACCGACAACGAACCCGCGTTTCCCCACGAAGGCGGCCTGAAAAGGGATGACTACGTGAATTTCTGCCGGGGCGCCGACCTGTTCGTCCACGACGCCCAGTACACCGACGAGGAGATCAAGATCACCCGCGGGTGGGGCCATTCGACGTTCGCCGAGGCGACGCAGATCGCGATCGACGCCGGTGTCAAGCGATTCGGGCTGTTTCACCACGACCCCGATCGCACGGACGACGACATGGACCGGTGTGTCGAAGTCTGCAGGGCGCAGATCGCCCGGGCTGGCGCGAAGATCGACTGCTTCGGCTGCATGGAAGGCGCCGAGCTCTCCCTGTAG
- a CDS encoding cold shock domain-containing protein, protein MQSRVKWFNNAKGFGFIENNGGGKDIFVHYKQITGDGYRSLEEGQTVEFEVEEGPKGPQAVNVRKI, encoded by the coding sequence ATGCAGAGTCGCGTAAAATGGTTCAACAACGCCAAAGGCTTCGGTTTCATCGAAAACAACGGCGGCGGCAAGGACATCTTCGTCCACTACAAGCAGATCACCGGCGACGGGTATCGCTCGCTGGAAGAAGGCCAGACGGTCGAGTTCGAGGTCGAGGAAGGCCCCAAGGGCCCCCAGGCCGTGAACGTCCGCAAGATCTGA
- the lysS gene encoding lysine--tRNA ligase has product MDAPSSSNLDLNIVQQQRLDVINNLRSEGIEPFGHRYDRTHDTETAKAAFDAAEKANGPAEHFEWGPVKVAGRLVAKREQGKTAFGHLADMKGRLQLYFRKDVLSEKEFALLKRLYAGDIIGVEGMMFRTRTGEVTLRVTAITVLSKSVNPPPEKFHGLTDVEQRYRQRYVDLIANPEVRDTFIKRSRIVQSIREFMNARSYLEVETPMMHPIAGGAAARPFVTHHNALDMDLFLRIAPELYLKRLLVGGFERVYEINRSFRNEGISIKHNPEFTMMETYHAYGDMETMIELTESLVVEVTKQFFPDLKVPYQGKTLDFSRPWKRLKMVDAVREVANCPELDFNCPRELAAAKAKELGIYIEPTDTSAKLIVKIFEEKIESTLMNPTFVIEYPKETSPLAKANAQDPTKVDRFEMFIAGRENANAFSELNDPEEQRMRFEDQLRQRAGGDDEAHQMDEDYVNALRYGMPPAGGLGIGIDRLVMVLTDSASIRDVILFPTLRRTDNKPKAEESETSDKA; this is encoded by the coding sequence ATGGACGCACCCTCCAGCAGCAATCTCGACCTGAATATCGTTCAGCAGCAGAGACTCGACGTGATCAACAACCTCCGGAGCGAGGGCATCGAGCCGTTTGGCCACCGCTATGACCGGACGCACGATACCGAAACGGCGAAAGCCGCGTTCGATGCCGCCGAGAAAGCCAACGGCCCGGCCGAGCATTTCGAGTGGGGTCCGGTCAAGGTTGCCGGCCGCCTGGTCGCCAAGCGCGAGCAGGGGAAAACCGCGTTCGGCCACCTGGCCGACATGAAGGGGCGCCTCCAGCTCTACTTCCGGAAAGACGTGCTGAGCGAGAAGGAGTTCGCGCTCCTCAAGCGGCTGTACGCCGGCGACATCATCGGCGTCGAGGGCATGATGTTCCGCACCCGCACCGGCGAGGTCACCCTGCGCGTGACCGCGATCACCGTGCTGTCGAAGTCGGTGAACCCGCCGCCCGAGAAGTTCCACGGCCTGACCGACGTCGAACAGCGGTACCGCCAGCGGTACGTCGACCTGATCGCGAACCCCGAGGTGCGCGACACGTTCATCAAGCGGAGCCGCATCGTGCAGAGCATCCGCGAGTTCATGAACGCCCGCAGCTACCTCGAAGTCGAGACGCCGATGATGCACCCGATCGCGGGCGGCGCGGCGGCCCGGCCGTTCGTGACGCACCACAACGCCCTCGACATGGACCTCTTCCTGCGCATCGCCCCGGAGCTGTATCTGAAGCGGCTGCTGGTGGGCGGCTTCGAGCGGGTGTACGAGATCAACCGCAGTTTCCGCAACGAGGGCATCTCGATCAAGCACAATCCCGAGTTCACCATGATGGAGACCTACCACGCCTACGGCGACATGGAAACGATGATCGAGCTGACGGAATCGCTCGTGGTCGAGGTGACGAAGCAGTTCTTCCCCGACCTGAAAGTGCCCTACCAGGGGAAAACGCTCGATTTCAGCCGGCCCTGGAAGCGGCTGAAGATGGTCGATGCGGTGCGCGAGGTCGCCAACTGCCCCGAACTCGATTTCAACTGCCCGCGCGAGCTGGCGGCGGCCAAGGCGAAAGAGCTCGGGATCTACATCGAGCCGACCGATACCAGCGCCAAGCTGATCGTCAAGATCTTCGAGGAGAAGATCGAGTCGACGCTGATGAACCCGACGTTCGTGATCGAGTACCCGAAGGAAACCTCGCCGCTGGCCAAGGCCAACGCCCAGGACCCGACGAAGGTCGACCGGTTCGAGATGTTCATCGCCGGCCGCGAAAACGCGAACGCATTCTCAGAGTTGAACGACCCCGAAGAGCAGCGCATGCGCTTCGAAGACCAGCTCCGGCAGCGGGCCGGCGGCGACGACGAAGCCCACCAGATGGACGAGGATTACGTGAACGCCCTGCGGTACGGCATGCCCCCGGCCGGCGGCCTGGGAATTGGCATCGACCGGCTCGTGATGGTGCTGACCGACTCGGCGTCGATCCGCGACGTCATCCTCTTCCCGACGCTGCGCCGCACCGACAACAAGCCGAAGGCCGAAGAGAGCGAAACGTCCGATAAGGCCTGA
- a CDS encoding serine hydrolase — protein MYNHIHVPFRILGAALCLMTFLFIPISGLHAAEAGGRETAFFHAYFAGEIRDHKAAIAESLLALAPPEKLDEIRSLYAGALGELKEAVGRDGGYDLIFAKGKAPARIRIGPDGKVDMLWFGQWSLFTDDPSTLAAEFAKLSGKVSVTVRRDDRENLVSIDSDTPLAVGSAFKLYVLKALVRAVAAGNMRPDTVVSLRPEWQSLPTGVTQDWPAGTPVTLATLANLMISISDNTATDHLIHTLGREAVEAIAPERMRPFLTTFDLFRLKYSNDTARAERFAKADVATRRAMLAELGTAPVSIADIRTTPFHVDTIEWHATTDELCRVLFELREHPAVGINPGLVRKNQWRRVAFKGGSEPGVLNYTISLQKAQASPTYVLSATINDTAHEVNTASFTELVTRLISLIEDGRLK, from the coding sequence ATGTACAACCATATCCATGTCCCGTTCCGCATTCTCGGTGCGGCGCTGTGCCTGATGACGTTTTTGTTCATCCCCATTTCGGGCCTTCACGCCGCGGAGGCCGGAGGCCGGGAGACGGCATTTTTCCACGCGTATTTCGCCGGGGAGATCAGGGACCACAAGGCGGCGATCGCCGAAAGCCTCCTCGCGCTGGCTCCCCCGGAGAAACTCGACGAGATTCGCTCGTTGTATGCCGGTGCGCTGGGCGAACTGAAGGAAGCGGTCGGTCGCGACGGGGGATACGACCTGATTTTCGCAAAAGGCAAGGCGCCGGCGCGCATCCGCATCGGCCCGGACGGCAAGGTCGACATGCTCTGGTTCGGCCAATGGAGCCTGTTCACCGACGATCCCTCGACGCTGGCTGCCGAGTTCGCCAAGCTTTCCGGGAAGGTCTCCGTCACCGTGCGCCGCGACGATCGGGAGAATCTCGTCTCGATCGATTCCGACACGCCGCTCGCCGTCGGTTCGGCATTCAAACTGTATGTTCTGAAAGCCCTCGTGCGGGCCGTGGCCGCGGGAAACATGAGGCCCGACACGGTCGTTTCGCTGCGGCCGGAGTGGCAAAGCCTCCCGACCGGCGTCACCCAGGACTGGCCGGCCGGCACGCCCGTCACGCTCGCGACGCTCGCCAACCTGATGATCTCGATCAGCGACAACACCGCCACCGACCATCTCATCCACACGCTTGGCCGGGAGGCGGTCGAAGCCATAGCCCCGGAGCGCATGCGCCCGTTCCTGACCACGTTCGATCTGTTCCGCCTCAAATACTCCAACGATACGGCCCGCGCCGAGCGGTTCGCGAAAGCCGACGTCGCAACCCGGCGCGCCATGCTCGCGGAACTGGGAACCGCTCCCGTCAGCATCGCCGACATCCGCACGACCCCATTCCATGTCGATACGATCGAGTGGCATGCCACGACCGACGAACTGTGCCGCGTCCTCTTCGAACTGCGAGAGCATCCCGCCGTCGGCATCAATCCCGGTCTCGTCCGGAAAAACCAGTGGCGCCGGGTCGCGTTCAAGGGCGGTTCGGAACCGGGCGTCCTCAATTACACGATTTCGCTTCAGAAAGCCCAGGCATCGCCGACCTACGTTCTCTCGGCCACGATCAACGACACCGCGCACGAGGTCAATACCGCGAGTTTCACGGAACTGGTCACCCGGCTGATCAGCCTGATCGAAGACGGCCGCCTGAAATGA
- a CDS encoding ATP-binding protein produces the protein MNDIRDVSRAREIFDKLVSEGLAGIQEFIDNRKSEELFLDFKRSSDNGRGRKLSDHDRDNFGKALSGFANAEGGVIVWGIDCRSSPHGDVASSMIPISDPLKFLSLLQGAVSGLTIPPVPNVSLHAIIDPYTEEGFVVSLIPQSDLAPHQVVRKLQYYMRAGSDFMPVPHAILAGMFGKRPQPRIVHRKLFGRTLIKGDFVECNLSILLNNIGRGIGRDIFISGNIESPGPNCSVQMMPGESSEWTGRVSFETHVVLISQSEFRIPPGAYSSPLSLSIALKPPFESPFVFRGSYGCDGDSVHEILIETSPDEIHKAYMRCQVSRPSTDLTDVAPLVFGPE, from the coding sequence ATGAATGACATCAGAGACGTCAGCAGGGCGCGCGAGATCTTCGACAAGCTCGTTTCGGAGGGCCTCGCAGGCATCCAGGAGTTCATCGACAACCGCAAGTCGGAAGAACTGTTCCTCGACTTCAAGCGCTCCAGCGACAACGGCCGCGGACGCAAGCTGTCCGATCACGACCGCGACAATTTCGGCAAGGCCCTGTCCGGGTTCGCGAACGCCGAAGGCGGCGTGATCGTCTGGGGAATCGACTGCCGCTCGTCCCCGCACGGCGACGTCGCCTCGAGCATGATCCCCATCTCAGACCCCCTGAAGTTCCTGAGCCTGCTGCAGGGCGCCGTCTCGGGCCTGACCATCCCGCCGGTTCCGAACGTGAGCCTTCATGCGATCATCGACCCGTATACCGAAGAGGGATTCGTCGTGTCGCTCATTCCCCAGAGCGACCTCGCTCCGCACCAGGTCGTGCGCAAACTCCAGTATTACATGCGGGCCGGCTCCGACTTCATGCCGGTCCCGCACGCCATTCTCGCCGGCATGTTCGGGAAGCGGCCCCAGCCTCGCATCGTCCACCGGAAACTGTTCGGCAGAACCCTGATCAAGGGCGATTTCGTCGAGTGCAACCTGTCGATCCTGCTCAACAATATCGGCCGCGGCATCGGCCGGGATATATTTATATCAGGAAATATCGAGTCTCCCGGGCCGAACTGCTCGGTGCAGATGATGCCGGGCGAGTCCAGCGAATGGACCGGCAGGGTCTCGTTCGAAACCCACGTGGTATTGATTTCCCAGAGCGAGTTTCGCATTCCACCCGGGGCCTACTCCTCTCCCCTCTCCCTCAGTATTGCGCTCAAACCGCCCTTCGAAAGCCCCTTCGTCTTCAGGGGGAGTTACGGGTGCGACGGCGATTCGGTCCACGAGATCCTGATCGAAACGTCCCCCGACGAGATCCACAAGGCGTACATGCGATGTCAGGTGTCCCGCCCGTCGACCGACCTGACCGACGTCGCGCCCCTGGTCTTCGGTCCGGAATAG